A segment of the Lepus europaeus isolate LE1 chromosome X, mLepTim1.pri, whole genome shotgun sequence genome:
GGTCCTCTacagcctcctctttctgctgggGCTGCTAGGCAACGGCGCCGTGGCCGCCGTGCTGCTGAGCCAGCGCGCGGCCCTGAGCAGCACCGACACCTTCCTGCTCCACCTGGCCGTGGCTGACGCCCTGCTGGTGGTGACTCTCCCGCTCTGGGCAGTGGACGCTGCCATCCAGTGGGTCTTTGGCTCGGGCCTCTGCAAAGTGGCCGGCGCCCTCTTCAACATCAACTTCTACGCCGGGGCCCTCCTGCTGGCCTGCATCAGCTTTGACCGTTACCTGAGCATAGTGCACGCCACACAGCTCTACCGCCGGGGCCCCCGGGCCCGTGTGGCCCTCACCTGTGTGGTCGTGTGGGGGCTCTGTCTGCTCTTTGCCCTCCCGGACTTCATCTTCCTGTCGGCTCACCACGACGAGCGGCTCAAAGCCACCCACTGCCAGTATAGCTTCCCGCAGGTGGGCCGCACGGCTCTGCGCCTCCTGCAGCTGGTGGCTGGCttcctgctgcccctgctggtcaTGGCCTACTGCTATGCCCGCATCCTGGCTgtgctgctgctctccagggGCCAGAGGCGCCTGCGGGCCATGaggctggtggtggtggtagtggtggccTTTGCCCTCTGCTGGACGCCCTACTACCTGGTGGTGCTGGTGGACACCCTCATGGACCTGGGGGCCTTGGCCCGCCACTGCGGCCGAGAAAGCCATGTGGATGTGGCCAAGTCGGTCACCTCAGGCCTGGGCTATATGCACTGCTGCCTCAACCCACTGCTCTATGCCTTTGTGGGCATCAAGTTCCGAGAGCGGATGTGGATGCTGTTGGTGCGCCTGGGCTGCCCCGGCCAGAGAGCGCTCCAAAGGCAGCAGCCATCCTCTTTCCGCCGAGACTCGTCCTGGTCCGAGACCACAGAGGCCTCCTTCTCGGGCCTGTGAGGCTGGAATGCGGCATCCCCTTTCACCCACGCAGCCTGCCTTGCCCCCACATCCACATTCCTCCCTCTGCTTGGGCCTGCTCTGCATGCCCCGAGAGCCTCGCCCCTGGAACTCCCTGGCAGCCCCAGCACCACGCAGTCTCCCAGGGAGCCGCCCTTCTGGCTCTGGAAGCTGTGCCATCGCCGCTCCTTAGCAGCCTAGCCCCATCTGCCATTCCAGAAGTGGCTGCCAGAGTCCCCACGGCACATTTAACTTGCTAACTACAACATGGCCTTCCCCACAGGCATGGAGCGAGAGGCAAACAGCCCCTGGCGGACAGAGGCCCAGGCCTCTAGCTCAGGAGGGATTATGGTTCTGGACCCCATAAactgtatttgcttatttttgtgtCTAAAATCCTGCTTAAAACTCTTCAATAAACGAGATCATCAGGACCAGGGTGTGTTAGCAGTGATTATTACAGGCAGCCCTGACTCAGCTCGGGGGATGCACTTCCGGCTTctccctgcctgggcctgggtctgggtctgTGGCAGCGCATCCTGCCCTTGTTATTGTCTCTGAagccttctctctgctcccctgcACACTTCTATTTCTCAGGGAAGCACCCAGGTGCACAGGTACGGGGTGAGCAGTTAGGCAGCTGACTGCCTGGACACGGTCTGATTCTAATTTGGGGAAGGAACGATCAGATACAAATAAGACAGCGCTGGGTTCTGGAAGCTCAGGCCAACAGGCAAGGTGTGCTGAGAACGAGCAATATGAAGCAGCCTATGGCACAGTGCAAAGGAACAGCACGTAGTGAAGCCAGGGCTCAGAACGCCAGAGGCTTCCTTAAGATTCAAAGGGCAAGTGACGTTTccaagaggagagggaaagaaaggtagTATTTCCAGGCAAGAAGGCAACAGCAAACGTACAAAGGCTGAAAACTGAAATGTTTACTGGAGGAATTATGAGTAGTTCAGGTCAGGGGAAGAGGCAAAAATAAGACTGACAgttggggctgccgcctgcagtgccggcatcacctatgggtgccggttcaagacccggctgctccacttccaatccagctctctgctatggcttgagaaggcagcagaggatagtctgagtccttgggcccctgcacccgagggggagacctggaagaagttcctggctcctggcttcagactggttcagccatttggggagtgaaccagtggaggatctctctctctctctctctctctctctctctctctctctctctctccttctcccccctctgcctctctgtaactctttcaaataaataaacaaatctttaaaaaaagacaggtaGCATGGGATCAGGTGATGTAATCACAGAGACCAATCAGAAAGCTGTATTGGGGACTgacgctgtagcatagtagggtaagcctccacgtgtggtgcaggcatcccatatggttgccggttggagttctggctgctcaactcttgatccagctccctgctaatgcacctgggaaagcagtggaagacgacccaagtgtttgggtccctgcatccatgtgggagaactggaagaagctcctggctcctggcttcagatcattgcagccatttggggagtaaaccagcagatagaagatctctctgcctctccctctctcgctctgtaactctcaaataaataaataaatctttaaaaactaaaggtCTAccgtttaaaaaaaagaaaactgtattgGTTATTCAGGTGGCAGGTGATGCAGGCTGTTAGTAGGGAAATGGCAGTGggctggaagaaaagcaacaagGCCagcagcactccggcctcagaatcaacccttggggcattcggatctggctaaaaggcccatgagagtctcgcaggcatggaaatccaagacattgtggcaaaaatgacccgaatgaaagatcttggtgaacaagaccccagcagaaagaacgggccatcaaagaaggaggcacctttctctgaagggaagaaggaacctccactgtgatatgggcttgactaaacaagttcagagttggtgaacttaagaggcttccatagccttgatagcttatggcaagagcctcgggtgattactgacgtcataaatgagagtgtcaattgttaaatcaacaacgggagtcactgtgcacctgctccccacgtaggatctctgtccttaatgtgttttactatgagagttgacgataaaactactagtcgaacagtactctataccttGTGttcttgtgtgggtgcagtctgttgaaatctttacttagtatatactaagttgatcttctgtatataaagataattgaaaatgaatcttgatgaagagtgggatgggagagggagtgggagatgggagggaggttatgggggaaaaagccacaacaatgaaaaatttgcattttgtaaatatatatttatttaaaaaataataaaagcagggaattttaactaaaaaaaaagaaaagcaacaaggCCAGACAAATTGCCCAGAGCTGCTAGCACATAGACCCCTGGAGTTGCACTGTAGGAAGCATGCTCACACAGCTAACTGCTAGGGTGGATGTGAGTGGAGGAAATAACCAGGGCTTCCCAGAAGAGCAGGTGACAGGACGGCTGCGTTAAGGCAAAGGCTGATGGGTTGGACCCACTGCACTCTCAGTTCCCCCTAATGATGTGCCTCCTGTGCCAAGGTCTAGTTTCACAGGCCAGCTGGGCCCCCGCTGAGACTTCCAAACATGGC
Coding sequences within it:
- the CXCR3 gene encoding C-X-C chemokine receptor type 3 encodes the protein MVSEDTGKHAGSPLPRQVSGRQVLDASDFAMLLENCSSAYGDYGENESDSCCTSPPCPQDLSLNFDRAFLPVLYSLLFLLGLLGNGAVAAVLLSQRAALSSTDTFLLHLAVADALLVVTLPLWAVDAAIQWVFGSGLCKVAGALFNINFYAGALLLACISFDRYLSIVHATQLYRRGPRARVALTCVVVWGLCLLFALPDFIFLSAHHDERLKATHCQYSFPQVGRTALRLLQLVAGFLLPLLVMAYCYARILAVLLLSRGQRRLRAMRLVVVVVVAFALCWTPYYLVVLVDTLMDLGALARHCGRESHVDVAKSVTSGLGYMHCCLNPLLYAFVGIKFRERMWMLLVRLGCPGQRALQRQQPSSFRRDSSWSETTEASFSGL